The Paenibacillus tianjinensis genome has a window encoding:
- a CDS encoding GGDEF domain-containing protein, which translates to MMSKARIFDLSLFIAAVGIALGTHPGVALNYTYLKAMLLYWVFASFYFQLRIVTRSGNSTIDYAISYTSSFGIFAGPLGTLLYEICYRFTVFIYKKKTKTADPGEFLDTFYNIGSFTLGGTAAYYLYTLLYPFAANFPAGYWLLFLLMVCVTTFLSSGFLVITFALSGDIKTRKEALNLLLKSRNLLDFSKVALTNALLLRLLQMEKWEMLIALFLLNYIVSLSFFSKSQSAQHKFERDKFEQMAYRDFLTGSYNRAHMDKMMKELDHSGECIGIVVADIDRFKKINDTYNHAVGDKVIVDFADTLKSHLQKDDILFRSGGEEFTLFLRNKSFVECRSIIEEIQNDIAEHSATAEYEDQMIKVRYSASFGLYYYKTDLNTSMQKGYVCADQLLLESKKLGRNRLTHKNELDD; encoded by the coding sequence ATGATGTCAAAAGCACGAATTTTCGATTTGTCACTGTTTATTGCTGCTGTAGGCATAGCACTCGGGACGCATCCCGGTGTAGCCTTGAACTATACATATCTCAAAGCGATGCTGCTGTACTGGGTATTCGCCAGCTTTTATTTCCAGCTGCGCATTGTGACCCGGAGCGGAAACTCGACCATTGACTACGCTATTAGCTACACTTCCTCCTTTGGTATTTTTGCCGGCCCGCTGGGTACGCTGCTCTATGAGATTTGTTACCGGTTTACCGTATTTATCTATAAAAAGAAAACGAAAACCGCTGATCCCGGAGAGTTTCTGGATACCTTTTACAATATCGGTTCCTTCACGCTCGGCGGTACTGCCGCCTACTATTTATATACGCTTCTCTATCCATTTGCCGCTAATTTCCCGGCCGGATACTGGCTGCTGTTCCTGCTGATGGTCTGTGTTACAACCTTTCTGTCCTCAGGGTTCCTGGTAATCACCTTTGCACTCTCAGGGGATATTAAGACGCGGAAAGAAGCGCTGAATCTGCTGTTAAAAAGCCGGAATCTGCTGGATTTCAGCAAAGTCGCATTAACCAATGCCCTGCTGCTGCGCCTGCTTCAAATGGAGAAATGGGAAATGCTGATCGCTCTTTTCCTGCTGAATTACATCGTCAGTCTCTCCTTCTTCTCGAAGTCGCAGAGTGCCCAGCATAAGTTCGAGCGGGACAAGTTCGAGCAGATGGCTTACCGGGACTTTTTGACCGGCAGCTACAACCGTGCCCATATGGACAAAATGATGAAAGAGCTGGATCATAGCGGCGAATGCATCGGCATCGTAGTGGCGGACATCGACCGGTTCAAAAAAATTAACGACACCTACAACCATGCTGTCGGGGACAAAGTCATTGTTGATTTTGCTGACACCCTGAAATCGCATTTGCAGAAGGACGATATTCTCTTCCGCAGCGGTGGAGAAGAGTTCACCCTGTTCCTGAGAAATAAATCCTTCGTGGAGTGCCGGTCCATAATTGAAGAAATTCAGAATGATATTGCAGAGCATTCCGCTACGGCGGAGTATGAGGACCAGATGATCAAAGTCAGGTATTCAGCTTCCTTCGGCCTCTATTACTACAAGACAGATCTGAATACCTCTATGCAAAAAGGTTATGTTTGCGCGGACCAGCTGCTGCTGGAATCCAAAAAACTCGGCAGAAACCGGCTCACGCATAAAAATGAGCTGGATGATTAA
- a CDS encoding LysM peptidoglycan-binding domain-containing protein, with protein sequence MFDQSHGLRFDIYERIHLSDELPGIAELEEVELIPDIQVIQREDRAELYGQLLLTGLYRGENDRTERLEHAIPVEITVPLTRVSSLEDIGVEIENFDVDLLTMRTVNITGVLSLRGIGGTDTGAAWQQEEYTVAYSPEHEGRGSDAPAEPREHDNDALYENSLWTYGEGAAEAPADEHENAVFTAEAAVNPLFVEGSVYTQPAGSSAQLQKDKEEKLRTHSFDSHKGSAEPLSGHFFGAREKAEAANTLNSPELAQVSGSASLESVIPAAALVNAFEEDIAGAENYAVNREEPSVAAEAEDNAPPEVQAQDEAALPEPAEYKENEVFHSPETLPAHEEKTDLKIALGSKKEEETPAKEHLTFSSLLSSSRAHKEQETAALSGAVSAVPIPEAGNDSEWKSRFIGGLGGAELFRKVRLCIVQREDTLDTIAEKYQLSARELVMYNRLSGQNVEEGQVLYIP encoded by the coding sequence GTGTTTGACCAGTCCCACGGCTTGCGGTTTGATATTTATGAACGCATCCATCTATCGGATGAACTTCCGGGAATAGCTGAGCTGGAAGAGGTGGAGCTGATTCCGGATATTCAGGTGATTCAGCGGGAGGACCGGGCTGAGCTCTACGGCCAGCTGCTGCTCACCGGACTTTACCGGGGCGAAAATGACCGGACCGAGCGTCTGGAGCATGCCATTCCCGTTGAAATCACAGTTCCGCTGACCCGGGTCAGTTCACTTGAAGACATAGGGGTGGAGATCGAGAACTTCGATGTTGACCTGCTTACAATGCGAACTGTCAACATAACAGGCGTGCTCTCCCTGCGGGGTATCGGCGGAACGGATACTGGGGCCGCCTGGCAGCAGGAAGAGTACACAGTTGCGTATTCTCCGGAGCATGAAGGCCGGGGAAGTGATGCTCCGGCTGAACCCCGTGAGCATGATAACGATGCCCTGTATGAGAATTCATTGTGGACTTACGGCGAAGGTGCAGCTGAAGCCCCGGCAGATGAACACGAGAATGCTGTTTTTACAGCGGAAGCTGCAGTGAATCCGCTTTTTGTGGAAGGCTCCGTCTACACTCAGCCTGCAGGTTCCTCAGCACAGCTGCAGAAGGACAAAGAAGAGAAGCTGCGGACGCATAGCTTTGATTCTCATAAAGGCAGCGCAGAGCCGCTTTCCGGACACTTTTTTGGTGCGCGGGAGAAGGCAGAAGCTGCGAATACGCTTAACTCTCCGGAATTAGCGCAAGTGTCAGGCAGTGCGTCCTTAGAATCTGTTATACCTGCTGCTGCACTCGTGAATGCTTTTGAAGAAGACATAGCTGGGGCAGAGAATTATGCGGTTAACCGGGAAGAGCCTTCGGTTGCTGCAGAAGCAGAGGATAACGCTCCGCCTGAGGTTCAGGCCCAGGATGAAGCGGCGCTCCCCGAGCCAGCTGAATACAAGGAGAATGAAGTTTTCCATTCACCGGAGACGCTGCCCGCTCATGAAGAAAAGACGGACCTGAAAATCGCTTTAGGAAGCAAGAAGGAAGAAGAGACTCCTGCAAAGGAGCATCTCACCTTCTCCTCATTGCTCAGTTCAAGCCGTGCTCATAAGGAGCAGGAGACTGCCGCCCTGAGCGGAGCCGTTTCTGCAGTGCCTATTCCAGAGGCCGGAAATGATAGTGAATGGAAGAGCCGCTTCATCGGCGGATTGGGCGGTGCCGAGCTGTTCCGCAAAGTCCGGCTCTGCATCGTACAGCGGGAAGATACCCTGGACACTATTGCCGAGAAATATCAGCTGAGTGCCCGGGAGCTGGTCATGTACAACCGGCTGTCCGGCCAGAATGTGGAGGAAGGGCAGGTCTTATACATTCCTTAG
- the cobA gene encoding uroporphyrinogen-III C-methyltransferase, with translation MTGKVYLVGAGPGDAKLITVKGLECIQKADVLVYDRLASPRLLKHMKPGGQKIYVGKLPDRHTMKQEEINQLLIDLALEGKTVVRLKGGDPTIFGRVGEEAELLRRHGIYYEIVPGITSAISVPAYAGIPVTHRDYASSLSIITGHESPDKLDRSIHWDKVTNATGTLVFLMGVAKIGYISDQLIKHGRPPETPVALVRWGTRADQETLVGTLADIEDKVKAADFQPPAVIVVGDVVLQRKQLQWVEALPLFGKRIIVTRARSQASELVDRIEELGGEPYEFPVIETVMPEGEEKKAKIASALGALEAYDWVFFTSANGVEFFWRHLAELKVDIRGLHRAKIGAVGPATAAALAERGLMAEELPARFQAEGLLEAFGPRLEPGQKVLLPRGDLAREWLPDKLRELGLEVTEVDTYETVVTGEDDIELIRLLEEKRIHAITFTSSSTVRNFISILERMGLEDPLQLLAGVTIACIGPVTEETAVEAGLTPGLLPEEATIEGLVQELCRWNESTRLR, from the coding sequence ATGACGGGGAAAGTATATCTGGTAGGTGCGGGTCCGGGAGATGCGAAGCTGATCACAGTGAAGGGCTTGGAGTGTATTCAAAAGGCGGATGTACTGGTCTATGACCGGCTTGCAAGCCCGAGACTGCTGAAACATATGAAACCCGGCGGTCAAAAAATCTACGTTGGGAAATTGCCTGACCGCCATACCATGAAGCAGGAGGAGATCAACCAGCTGCTGATTGATCTGGCGCTGGAGGGGAAGACGGTTGTGCGGCTTAAGGGCGGAGACCCGACGATTTTTGGCCGGGTGGGTGAAGAAGCGGAGCTTCTGCGGCGGCATGGCATTTATTATGAGATCGTGCCTGGCATTACGTCGGCGATCAGCGTGCCGGCGTATGCCGGCATTCCGGTAACTCACCGGGATTACGCCTCCTCCCTGTCGATTATCACCGGTCATGAGAGCCCGGATAAGCTGGATCGTTCCATCCATTGGGATAAAGTCACGAATGCTACGGGAACGCTGGTATTCCTGATGGGTGTAGCCAAGATCGGCTACATCAGCGACCAGCTAATCAAGCACGGGCGCCCGCCGGAGACGCCGGTGGCGCTCGTCCGCTGGGGCACGCGGGCGGATCAGGAGACGCTTGTGGGCACGCTCGCCGACATAGAGGACAAGGTCAAGGCGGCTGATTTCCAGCCGCCGGCGGTGATCGTCGTCGGCGACGTGGTCCTGCAGCGCAAGCAGCTGCAGTGGGTAGAGGCGCTGCCGCTGTTCGGCAAGCGCATCATCGTGACCCGCGCCCGCAGCCAGGCCAGCGAGCTGGTGGACCGGATTGAGGAGCTCGGCGGGGAACCCTACGAGTTCCCGGTCATTGAGACGGTCATGCCGGAAGGCGAAGAGAAGAAAGCCAAGATTGCTTCCGCGCTGGGCGCGCTGGAAGCTTATGATTGGGTTTTCTTCACGAGCGCGAACGGCGTGGAGTTCTTTTGGCGCCACCTGGCGGAGCTCAAGGTGGACATCCGCGGCTTGCACCGCGCGAAGATCGGCGCGGTGGGGCCGGCCACAGCCGCGGCGCTGGCGGAGCGCGGGCTGATGGCCGAGGAGCTGCCCGCCCGCTTCCAGGCGGAAGGGCTGCTCGAAGCCTTTGGCCCGCGGCTTGAGCCGGGGCAGAAGGTGCTGCTGCCGCGCGGCGATCTGGCGCGCGAGTGGCTGCCGGACAAGCTGAGGGAGCTGGGGCTGGAAGTGACCGAAGTGGACACCTACGAGACGGTGGTGACCGGCGAGGATGATATCGAGCTGATCAGGCTGCTGGAGGAGAAGCGGATTCATGCGATTACCTTCACCAGCTCTTCGACAGTGCGTAATTTCATCAGCATCCTGGAGCGCATGGGGCTGGAAGATCCGCTTCAGCTGCTGGCAGGGGTCACAATCGCCTGCATCGGTCCGGTGACGGAAGAAACCGCAGTCGAAGCGGGCCTCACCCCGGGGCTGCTTCCGGAAGAGGCGACGATTGAAGGGCTGGTGCAGGAGCTGTGCCGCTGGAATGAGTCGACGAGACTACGATAG
- the hemC gene encoding hydroxymethylbilane synthase has translation MRKIIVGSRQSALALTQTGHVIEDLTRLSAEHGFDFTFEVHKIVTKGDRILDVTLSKVGGKGLFVKEIEQAMLAREIDMAVHSMKDMPSELPEGLMNGAVPKRVDPRDCLIASGGSSLEELPQGARVGTSSLRRSSQLAALRPDLVIEPVRGNIDSRLKKLESGEYDAILLAAAGLTRMGWQDRVSAYLPPEVCLPAVGQGALGIECREEDAELRQLLALYNDEQTALTVAAERTFLGALNGGCQVPIGAYAVLGAGEAAGTERTAEPKGQVITLTGMVGTPDGSVILKETCSGEDPVQLGEEVARKLIARGAEKILADVRG, from the coding sequence ATGCGTAAAATTATTGTAGGCAGCAGACAAAGCGCTCTGGCGCTGACCCAGACAGGGCATGTCATTGAGGATCTTACGCGGCTAAGTGCGGAGCATGGCTTCGATTTCACCTTTGAGGTGCACAAAATCGTGACCAAGGGCGACCGTATTCTGGATGTGACCTTATCTAAGGTAGGCGGCAAGGGACTGTTCGTGAAGGAAATTGAGCAGGCGATGCTGGCCCGTGAGATTGATATGGCAGTACATAGTATGAAGGATATGCCTTCCGAATTGCCGGAGGGCTTAATGAATGGCGCTGTTCCGAAGCGGGTAGATCCGCGGGACTGTCTGATTGCTTCCGGGGGATCAAGCCTAGAGGAATTGCCGCAGGGCGCGCGTGTGGGCACAAGCAGTCTGCGCCGCTCCAGCCAGCTGGCTGCCCTGCGGCCGGATCTTGTGATTGAGCCGGTGCGCGGCAATATCGACTCACGGCTGAAGAAGCTGGAAAGCGGCGAATATGACGCTATTCTGCTGGCTGCCGCCGGACTGACGCGTATGGGCTGGCAGGACCGGGTAAGCGCCTATCTGCCTCCTGAGGTGTGTCTTCCCGCAGTAGGCCAAGGCGCGCTCGGTATTGAGTGCCGTGAGGAGGATGCGGAGCTGCGACAGCTGCTTGCGCTATACAATGATGAGCAGACGGCGCTGACAGTTGCGGCGGAACGGACCTTCCTTGGGGCATTGAACGGCGGGTGCCAGGTGCCGATCGGCGCTTATGCGGTGCTTGGTGCGGGCGAAGCTGCGGGAACAGAGCGGACAGCTGAACCTAAGGGGCAAGTCATTACACTGACCGGTATGGTCGGAACACCAGACGGCTCGGTAATCCTTAAGGAAACCTGCAGCGGCGAAGACCCGGTGCAGCTTGGTGAAGAGGTAGCCCGCAAGCTGATTGCCAGGGGTGCGGAGAAGATTTTGGCGGATGTAAGGGGATGA
- the hemB gene encoding porphobilinogen synthase, whose product MSFPITRHRRLRGTAGIRGMVRETVLNTLDFIQPIFVTYGTGVKSEIGSMPGVYHFSLDMLKAEVDEIAALGIPAVLLFGIPETKDAIGTSGFADDGIVQEATRLIKQWYPELLVVADTCLCEFTDHGHCGMVHTHVVDGVVHGDVINDASLELLTRTAVSQAKAGADIIAPSNMMDGFVQAIRTGLDENGFEHVPIMSYSVKYASAFYGPFREAADSAPQFGNRKTYQMDPANLREAIREADSDVLEGADMLMVKPALAYLDVIRTIRDQFDLPLVAYNVSGEYSMVKAAALQGWIDEQAVVLEMLTGMKRAGADIIITYFAKDAARWLRG is encoded by the coding sequence ATGAGTTTTCCAATTACCCGGCACCGCCGTCTGCGCGGTACTGCCGGAATCCGCGGAATGGTGCGGGAGACGGTGCTGAATACGCTGGACTTTATCCAGCCGATTTTTGTGACTTATGGAACAGGAGTGAAGAGTGAGATCGGCTCGATGCCGGGCGTATATCATTTTTCACTGGATATGCTGAAGGCCGAGGTGGACGAGATTGCAGCACTTGGCATTCCGGCTGTCCTGCTGTTCGGAATTCCTGAAACCAAGGATGCCATCGGTACTTCCGGCTTCGCGGATGACGGGATTGTGCAGGAAGCGACGCGGCTGATTAAGCAGTGGTATCCTGAGCTGCTGGTCGTTGCGGATACGTGCCTGTGCGAATTTACGGATCACGGCCACTGCGGGATGGTCCATACACATGTGGTGGATGGTGTCGTGCATGGCGATGTGATCAACGATGCTTCGCTGGAGCTGCTAACCCGGACTGCGGTATCGCAGGCTAAGGCAGGCGCGGATATTATCGCCCCTTCGAACATGATGGACGGGTTCGTGCAGGCGATCCGTACCGGGTTGGATGAGAACGGATTCGAGCATGTGCCGATTATGTCCTATTCGGTGAAATACGCTTCTGCTTTCTACGGCCCGTTCCGTGAGGCGGCTGATTCCGCACCGCAGTTCGGTAACCGCAAAACCTATCAGATGGACCCGGCCAACCTGCGGGAAGCCATTCGCGAAGCGGATTCCGATGTGCTGGAAGGGGCAGATATGCTGATGGTCAAACCGGCGCTGGCTTATCTGGATGTGATCCGGACCATCCGCGACCAGTTCGATCTGCCGCTGGTGGCTTATAATGTGAGCGGTGAATACTCTATGGTCAAAGCAGCGGCGCTGCAAGGCTGGATTGATGAGCAGGCGGTTGTACTAGAAATGCTGACCGGCATGAAGCGCGCAGGCGCGGATATTATCATCACTTATTTTGCGAAGGATGCCGCCCGCTGGCTGCGCGGTTAA
- a CDS encoding glycosyltransferase family 4 protein — MRILLVTYWGLTNMGGIWTYMKQLSDKLSEQGHTVTLMGSNVESNTLYLLNENALFDKKAYYTALLPYLDPQKFPHLHQEHGIFSFELGRYVFEGGAAALGLEKYDVIHAQDLISSYALRRIMKVPVPLVSSVHGALARESFYEYKGLEPGLTKLEYERRPIWSYFRRIEQLGANAADLIMVSSEWIGQLVGELGVERDRIHLQPYGVNLNEYEVKAAMPSPLHLDHGRKVIMYAGRLEYIKGVHVLIGALGMVKQQRRDWICVIAGNGSLMEELKVQVEELGIQDLVLFPGKIDNIPAALAEADIYVQPSLQDTQPFSVTEAQLAGIAPVVAGTAGMPEMVQHGVTGWIVPPENPEALAKQLEQLLEDDELRAKTGSEAKRWAGNSRSLDAMVEGTLKGYRLAAGKQACRQPSAAAGILHLIKRKARPIPGAFHPADILSLTDPGNPLARILRSRLPAEYCIPDAGILSGK; from the coding sequence ATGAGAATATTGCTGGTTACCTACTGGGGACTCACCAATATGGGGGGGATCTGGACGTATATGAAACAACTCTCAGACAAGCTGAGCGAGCAGGGGCATACGGTAACCCTCATGGGCAGCAATGTGGAGAGCAATACCTTATATCTGCTGAACGAGAACGCTCTCTTTGATAAAAAAGCGTATTATACCGCGCTGCTGCCTTATCTGGATCCGCAGAAGTTTCCCCATTTGCATCAGGAGCACGGCATTTTTAGCTTTGAGCTGGGACGCTATGTATTCGAAGGCGGGGCTGCGGCGCTGGGCCTGGAGAAATATGATGTAATCCATGCCCAGGATCTTATTTCCTCTTATGCGCTGCGGCGGATTATGAAGGTTCCGGTGCCGCTGGTCTCCAGTGTTCATGGGGCTCTGGCCCGCGAGTCGTTTTATGAATACAAAGGGCTTGAGCCGGGGCTGACAAAGCTGGAATATGAGCGCAGGCCTATCTGGAGCTATTTCCGCCGGATCGAACAGCTTGGTGCGAACGCTGCGGACCTGATTATGGTCTCATCAGAATGGATCGGGCAGTTGGTGGGGGAGCTGGGAGTGGAACGGGATCGGATTCACCTTCAGCCCTATGGAGTCAATTTGAACGAATATGAGGTAAAAGCGGCAATGCCCTCTCCGCTTCATCTGGATCACGGGCGGAAGGTCATTATGTATGCCGGACGTCTTGAATATATCAAGGGAGTTCATGTATTGATCGGTGCACTTGGCATGGTGAAGCAGCAGCGCCGGGACTGGATCTGTGTGATCGCCGGGAACGGCAGCCTTATGGAGGAGCTAAAAGTACAGGTGGAGGAGCTTGGCATCCAGGACCTCGTTTTATTCCCCGGCAAAATAGACAATATCCCCGCTGCGCTGGCGGAAGCGGATATTTATGTCCAGCCCAGCCTGCAGGATACGCAGCCCTTTTCGGTTACTGAAGCGCAGCTTGCCGGCATTGCCCCGGTTGTAGCTGGTACGGCAGGGATGCCGGAAATGGTACAGCATGGGGTAACGGGCTGGATTGTGCCTCCGGAGAATCCGGAGGCGCTGGCGAAACAGCTGGAACAGCTGCTGGAAGATGACGAGCTGCGGGCCAAGACAGGAAGTGAGGCGAAGCGCTGGGCTGGGAACAGCCGTTCACTGGATGCGATGGTGGAAGGGACACTCAAGGGATACCGCTTGGCAGCAGGAAAGCAGGCATGCCGGCAGCCAAGCGCAGCTGCCGGTATATTGCATTTGATCAAACGGAAAGCCCGGCCTATTCCCGGTGCGTTTCATCCTGCAGATATTCTCAGTCTCACCGACCCAGGTAATCCACTGGCGCGTATCTTGCGCAGCAGACTTCCGGCAGAATATTGCATTCCCGATGCCGGCATCCTCTCCGGCAAGTGA
- a CDS encoding RluA family pseudouridine synthase gives MPGRAVTGAADKEAAIDLWLLETAGMPLKLHTRLRREGGIQWRGDRLRLALFPYREAGIEPIWQEAGVLYEDDFCLVVHKPAGMAVHPDGSGTEATLDHLVAGHYASSGGGVAVRHIHRLDKDTTGPVLYAKNEYAQLALDEDMRGKNISRQYAAIAEGIVPPALTVIDEPIGRDRHHASRRRVSPGGQPAVTRIIGREVLRGGTSLKVELETGRTHQIRVHLSHVGHPLIGDELYGGPRWGLAERGRQALHGESLAFRHPWSKEQILVADPWPEDMLRLRESLGGPQL, from the coding sequence ATGCCCGGCCGGGCTGTCACCGGAGCTGCCGACAAGGAAGCAGCCATAGATCTGTGGCTGCTGGAGACCGCCGGGATGCCGCTGAAGCTGCACACGCGGCTGCGCCGCGAGGGCGGCATCCAGTGGCGGGGCGACCGGCTGCGGCTGGCGCTCTTCCCGTACCGGGAAGCAGGGATCGAGCCGATATGGCAGGAAGCCGGCGTGCTGTATGAGGACGACTTCTGCCTCGTCGTTCATAAGCCAGCGGGCATGGCCGTGCACCCGGACGGCAGCGGAACGGAGGCTACGCTGGATCACCTGGTGGCCGGACATTATGCATCTTCCGGCGGAGGTGTGGCGGTACGCCATATTCACCGCCTGGATAAGGATACAACGGGACCTGTGCTGTACGCGAAGAATGAATATGCCCAGCTTGCACTCGACGAGGATATGCGCGGCAAGAATATTTCGCGCCAGTACGCGGCTATTGCCGAAGGCATTGTGCCGCCTGCGCTTACCGTAATCGACGAGCCGATCGGCCGTGACCGCCATCATGCGTCACGCCGGCGGGTCTCGCCCGGCGGCCAGCCGGCGGTAACGCGGATCATCGGGCGTGAGGTACTGCGCGGCGGCACCTCGCTGAAGGTCGAGCTTGAGACCGGACGTACGCATCAGATCCGCGTCCATCTCAGCCATGTCGGCCATCCGCTCATTGGTGATGAGCTCTACGGCGGACCGCGCTGGGGTCTTGCAGAACGCGGCCGCCAGGCGCTGCACGGTGAGTCTCTGGCTTTCCGCCATCCCTGGAGCAAAGAGCAGATCCTGGTGGCCGATCCCTGGCCGGAGGACATGCTGCGGCTGCGGGAGTCGCTCGGAGGTCCTCAGCTCTAA
- the ypfJ gene encoding KPN_02809 family neutral zinc metallopeptidase, with the protein MKWQGRRGSSNVEDRRGMGGGGKMVGGGIGGIILVVIVTLLSGGNVGDILGGLTSGGTTSNAPYQETAQDKELAEFVSVVLADTEDVWTEVFAQQGLTYTDPTLVLYSGSVDSACGTASSAVGPFYCPGDSKLYIDLSFYDELQQRFQAPGDFAMAYVIAHEVGHHVQTLLGTSEKLNALRQSLSEKEFNKYQVRFELQADYLAGVWANHAQGMNLLEEGDLDEALTAASAVGDDTIQKQTQGYAVPDSFTHGTSEQRKRWFYKGFNSGTIAGGDTFNATEL; encoded by the coding sequence ATGAAATGGCAGGGTAGAAGAGGCAGCTCGAATGTGGAGGACCGCAGGGGTATGGGCGGCGGCGGCAAAATGGTCGGCGGCGGAATCGGCGGTATCATTCTGGTGGTGATCGTAACGCTGCTCAGCGGCGGCAATGTCGGTGATATATTGGGAGGTCTGACTTCCGGCGGCACTACCTCCAATGCTCCTTACCAGGAGACGGCACAGGATAAAGAGCTTGCGGAATTTGTCTCTGTCGTGCTGGCAGATACGGAGGATGTATGGACAGAGGTATTCGCGCAGCAGGGATTGACCTATACGGACCCTACGCTGGTGCTCTATAGTGGCAGTGTAGACTCAGCCTGCGGGACAGCAAGCTCGGCGGTCGGACCGTTTTATTGTCCGGGAGACAGCAAGCTGTATATTGATCTAAGCTTCTATGATGAGCTGCAGCAGCGTTTTCAGGCCCCCGGCGATTTTGCGATGGCCTACGTCATTGCCCACGAGGTGGGACATCATGTACAGACCCTGCTTGGAACCTCGGAGAAGCTGAACGCGCTCCGTCAGAGTCTTAGTGAGAAGGAATTCAACAAATATCAGGTCCGCTTTGAGCTGCAGGCCGATTATCTGGCTGGTGTGTGGGCTAACCATGCGCAGGGTATGAATCTGCTGGAGGAAGGCGACTTGGACGAAGCATTGACGGCAGCCAGCGCAGTCGGCGATGATACGATCCAGAAGCAGACCCAAGGCTATGCGGTGCCGGACAGCTTCACGCACGGAACCTCAGAGCAGCGGAAACGCTGGTTCTATAAAGGCTTCAATTCCGGCACGATTGCAGGCGGAGATACATTTAATGCCACTGAGCTATAA
- the hemL gene encoding glutamate-1-semialdehyde 2,1-aminomutase: MGNVPLSRREEASRAAFEEAKQYIPGGVNSPVRAFKSVGLTPVYVDHGIGSRIYDIDGNSFIDYVCSWGPLIMGHAHPEVVQALQETAVKGTSFGAPTLLETEMAKTVVERVPSVDIVRMVNSGTEATMSAIRLARGYTGRSKILKFEGSYHGHADSLLIKAGSGVATLGLPDSPGVPEGVAVNTITVPYNDLEGAKIAFERYGNEIAAVIVEPIAGNMGVVPPQPGFLEGLRKVTTGYGALLIFDEVMTGFRVNRGCAQGLFGIDPDLTCFGKVIGGGLPVGAYGGRREIMEQIAPSGPIYQAGTLSGNPLAMAAGYSTLKLLTPEVYGRLETLGARLEAGLKRNSEETGVPLTVNRVGSMVCPFFTEGPVYNFETAKTSDLNRFRTYFGKMLDQGISVPPSQFEGMFVSGVHTEQDIDDTIEAHYQALKSL; this comes from the coding sequence ATGGGCAATGTGCCATTGTCGCGCCGGGAAGAGGCTTCCAGGGCGGCTTTTGAAGAAGCAAAGCAGTATATTCCCGGCGGGGTGAACAGTCCGGTGCGGGCGTTCAAATCCGTGGGTCTGACACCGGTGTACGTGGATCACGGGATCGGCTCGCGCATCTATGATATCGACGGCAACAGCTTTATCGACTATGTCTGTTCCTGGGGGCCGCTCATTATGGGGCATGCCCATCCTGAGGTAGTCCAAGCGCTGCAGGAGACTGCGGTAAAAGGGACAAGCTTCGGGGCGCCTACCCTGCTGGAGACGGAAATGGCTAAAACTGTAGTGGAGCGCGTACCCTCTGTCGACATCGTGCGGATGGTTAACTCCGGTACGGAAGCTACGATGAGTGCCATTCGCCTGGCCCGGGGCTATACCGGACGTAGCAAAATCCTCAAGTTCGAAGGCTCCTACCATGGACATGCTGACAGCTTGCTGATCAAAGCCGGTTCGGGTGTGGCTACGCTGGGTCTGCCCGACAGTCCGGGAGTGCCGGAAGGCGTTGCGGTGAATACAATCACTGTGCCATATAACGATCTGGAAGGTGCCAAAATCGCGTTTGAACGCTACGGCAATGAGATCGCTGCTGTGATTGTCGAGCCGATTGCCGGAAATATGGGCGTTGTGCCGCCGCAGCCGGGCTTCCTCGAAGGCTTGCGCAAGGTGACGACGGGGTACGGGGCCTTGCTGATATTTGATGAGGTGATGACCGGCTTCCGGGTGAACCGGGGCTGTGCGCAGGGGTTGTTCGGGATTGATCCTGACCTGACCTGCTTCGGCAAAGTAATCGGCGGCGGTCTTCCGGTTGGTGCGTATGGCGGCCGGAGAGAAATTATGGAGCAGATCGCGCCTTCCGGTCCGATCTATCAGGCGGGAACGCTCAGCGGCAATCCGCTGGCAATGGCTGCCGGTTACAGCACGCTGAAGCTGCTGACACCGGAGGTGTACGGCCGGCTGGAAACGCTCGGTGCGCGCTTGGAAGCAGGACTGAAGCGCAACAGCGAAGAGACCGGCGTTCCGCTGACGGTCAACCGTGTAGGTTCGATGGTCTGTCCGTTCTTTACCGAAGGGCCGGTTTACAACTTCGAAACGGCGAAGACAAGCGACCTGAACAGATTCCGTACCTACTTCGGCAAAATGCTCGATCAGGGCATCAGCGTTCCGCCGTCGCAGTTTGAAGGCATGTTCGTCTCTGGTGTGCACACCGAGCAGGATATTGACGATACGATCGAGGCCCATTACCAGGCCTTGAAATCGCTGTGA